Part of the Coccinella septempunctata chromosome 3, icCocSept1.1, whole genome shotgun sequence genome is shown below.
TTTATTGGCGttatcattatttttcgtaatattTCAGTGCGAAGCCATGGACTCGACTAATGGTAAGGTATACTATAGAAGAGCCCAGGCTAGGTTAGGACTAAGAGACATAGACGAGTCTCTAGAGGACCTGAAACGAGCTATGTCCCTTTCGCCTAATAATAAAGCTGTCAAGGATTTCTTCAAGGTAGCGAAATCGGACAAACTGAAACATTTGAGGAAAGAAAGGGCGTTCTTCAAAAAAGTATTTAGTTAATATTTAGCAAtatgttttttattatttaattgtTTGTACATAGttttaaaattgtttttacCGAATAAAGTGTTTGTAAATAGTGTCCAGTTGATGTTTTGCAATTCCATTGTTACTACCTACATCCCCCAAATCGAATTAAACCTCGTGTATGCTGGAATCTTAGTACATGCCTGCCATATCGGCAGTTTTTATGAAATTCGTGAAAATTAAAATGGAGAGTGCTACGtctgtagttggggagccgaagatgctaaatcgggatttactcgagcgtcgtggagacctagtggattttgatgattagatggtagaaagaaaaaaaggttctatgatgtatgcactttcagcggcgGGGAAAGcctctgcagggtctcaaagatgtaaaaagaaatcgtcaggtgtacataatcgagtgtgtcagattaagatactgtatatgccctacgtgtctctgataatgaattcttgttaattttaaggtttgcgcggtggggctggccgtacggaagagttaaaaatgataaaaaaaattccagcgtgtcatatttttgaaggatatgttaattggacccagagaaaactacttttcaagggactgacaatttggacgtgacgcaaggtcacagcggtcctttgaaaatgtaaaaaaaacatactcgagtgtgtcaaattttcatacagatggttaatctcggtgttgttgaCGTGTTGACAAATTAATCAGACACTAATCAGGgtgggttttcttaatctgacactttgaagatgataaaaatgctttttttttcgaatattcccctgcctgtacctctaatcgtttttgtattcattatgaaggttgtagataataaaatactacacaacttttgtctgaagcaattttacatattctcCACCAATCTTGAgatagagggcgataagggcgagaagcttagccacaaggtcaatgtagaatcccagtctaatctacattcatcaaatgggcaagtttcctaaaactccaaaaccaaatttgagattatttatggaaagccttttctactagttattcaacacgtaaaagattcgcttcaaaattcagacatttcagaaatacacccttcggaacttcgactatgtgaaagcttgtgacgtagaatgcctttatttaaatatagtaatttttgttaattcgacaacactggaaccgatcaagaagatatccacagattacaaaaaattgtttctgtaatctgtgtctttaccttcttaaaaccgatgacattttgtgtcattgtgtgtttttcttgtcaaatgtgaataatgtgatcatcaaacttgatatttattacatctatggtgatcagaaaactttcatgaccattactgacacaaatgggcgttgccggattgtaaaaatgacgtagaatgttcacaagagcacttctgaaattagaattttcgtaatcgaatacagacaaaatgcgatatgttaaaattcgaaaaaaatatatttccagatatttgagttataaggatttttatgacatatattttgaaatttaggaaaataccccattgtcaaaatgacaatgtatttctatgatgacaatttcgaaattagtcacgaaaattttagtgttgtctgtgactgaaccttagaatgtactattttccaacgagtgaattttcgcttcagcatgtatcgctaaacacctcgcattaatcgccatatatgtctaaaacgtttgaacgtagaaaaaattgcttaggacaaaatttgtagaaaatgttatgctcaactgaatgcgaaaaagatttgaagcccaggggaggagataattcgaaaaaattgattcttgTGACCAGGCCCGCCGCTAGCTGTCTGAGCGCCCGCGTGCAAATACTGTTATGCCGCCCCAAATAGGGCGCTACATCAGGGGTGTATCCAGAGAGCAATTCGGGGGGGGGGAGGTTAGTGGCAAGTTTTAGCCAGGGGCCTGAACTGATAATTggaatttaatttttgatcgTTACTGTTCATACATACACCACGGAACAAGAGACAAGTTTCACCTGCGGAACTTCGGGGGGCGGTAGTGCCCCTCCCGGAAATATACCTGCAGTGAATTCACTGAATTCCGTGGATATACGGAAATTATCGATGTTGGCCGCCTGTCCTCCCGATCCTTCAGAGAAAGAGTCTCTCTAAGGGGGATGAGGAGACCTTGCCGCCCCCAATGTTGAACGGAGTTGGAGAAATTTCAAAGCAGTTGGCAAAGTTTCGATCGCATATGGTAAAATGTCTATGTTTCTATGACAGTTGGCAAAATTTTAAAGCAGTTGGAGTTGGACAACCGCCCCCCCCTTTTTTTCCTCCCCCCCCTCTCCGCTTACCACGTTGTTTGTCCCctccaaataaaatttcaatttcactgGATTTGACGCCCCCTTGGACGTGGCGCCCTTGTGCCGGGCACGCCTTGCACGCCCGCTTACGGCGGCGGGCCTGCttgaattgtcagattaagagaatatatacttttcaacctgtaattaaccacatatatcttaatctgacacgctcgagtatgtacaatgatcgtttttttttactattctgacaggctgtccttgacaattccccctatatacaggtctaatttttgatagaggtactctacagggtccaaggtatgtccccttatattaatttGATGGActcaagtaaatcccgaatttcccaaCTATTGGTGAATCAAAACCAAAGATTAAAGATTGTCCCAAAGGAACTATGGTATGCtcacaaaaacaaatttgtttCCACccttgttttttgaaatttcgccATCTCATTTCGATCATTCgcgctataaaaaaaattatatcagaaaataatgGTTGAGTTGAGAGCTTATTTACGCTCTCCATCCTTCTTTGATTCACttatacagtgtgtcaatttgacGAGATCCACCCTTCATATCTCGGCCCCTATGTAAAATATCAGAAAACTGCAAAAAGCTTGCAGCCACATTGATCTGCGAGTGgccaatgaaaaaataattttattatcaatcgtaaaaatgcttgtaactccAAAACGGTGCATTTTTTTGGTTTTGCACCATTATACcgtatacttttttttttaactaatGATAAAATGGAAAACATAAATGGAGGAACTTCGCCGAAAttcaaccaaaaaaaaagtttctggcTATTAAGTGCTGGAGTCAGTCTATGGGAAAATATACTGATATTTGTATTAACTCACATTGCCAGAATCTGTTGATATTCGTACAAaagttatcacaaaaaaaaactgaacttATGGGAATAATCATTTGGAAGCACATATCTTAGCAGATATATGTGACAAAACTTTTGAAGTTGACGTAGACTAGCATCGGACAGATCCGTATTCACTACTCAGAGCTTCCTGCTCTTGACTGCATATGGATAATGTGGTGTGGTTGGAAATATAGTATAGTGTAGGGCACACTACATTCTGAACGCAGATGCATCGTACAGACCTCATATCTTCAACTACAACGCAAACAAAACTTCTACTCACCTTATACGTTCGTAGCTTGGTGGTCGAAGCCTCGGCTCAGTATATTGCACTCACCGTAAGGTACTGGAGTTCGATCCCGTTCtagggaagaaattttctagtcgatacggGTAGGGGCCACCATTTACTGTTGGGTTAAAATCAACTGtactgtgcctaaggtggcgtaaggacacagtaacaaagcctacacaactggttctccgagcccacagagcttctgaggggtattTCGGTATTCaggatgaaataaataaataagtcgCCACTACACGTTTGGAACCCTAGAAGGTCAACAACACTTCTCATCGACAGAAACACGTAAGTAACctttaacttttatttttttctcaattcgtATTACAAATGATGCATGTTTTATTCAGTAGTGAAATAACCTGTTCTTAAGTTTTAGAAATGAGTGGTGAGGTCCTCAAAGGTACGAAATCTTTATCACGTTGAACTGAAAACATATATCTCAAAGAATGTATATAAATATTTCCAGGATACAAAACAGCAGGAGGAAATTCTGGATGATTCACCGCGTCGGGGTAATTTTGTGTTTCCAGCGTGAATCCGGCATGCTTGAAATATCTACAATCTCTTTTTCCAAGAACACCATTATCTCTATCTTGAAGAGCATCGCCAGTTTTTTCTGGGAAGTTATTAGCTGTATAAAACTGGACGCCTGGTTGATTTGAATATACTTCTAGTACCCTTCCTGAAGGAGGATGAACCACTCTAGCCACAAAACTATTTTTTTGATATTCAGAAAGTGTCACGCAGAAGTTCTGGTCGAAACCATTCGTCATGTCTGAtccaattttttctttcagCGTTTTGGGAATACGGAAATCGAAGGGGGTGCCACCAACATGTATAAGCTTTCCTGTAGGTATCATTTGTTTATCCGTATGCGTAACATGCTCCGCGTTTATGCAAACTTTATGATGATAAAGCTCATCTGCCCCTGCGACATGTCCAGCTAAGTTGAAATAAGTGTGGTTCGTAAGGTTCACATATGTGGGTTTAGTTGTGAATGCTCGATATTCAATGACGAATTCGTTACCGTCTGTTAAATACATAACAATGTTAACATTCAAATCCCCTGGAAATCCTTCTTCGCCATCTTTGGAATGATAACTCATAGTTATTTTCTTGTCTTCTCGGCAAGCGCTCCATAAAATCTACAATTCATGCATTAGGATAGATTGAAATTTCTCTTAATGATGCGTTCCCTACCACAGGGCATAGCGTAGTTGGAAATTTTCATGTGAATTTAACAACATCCTGTAGATCATTGTATCAATAAACAAAATGTAGTCATAAGTTATTTTGCGTGAATAATTTGATAGAAGAGCTAACATTTGCCAATTATTCGACAGTTTTTCGGCTTCAAGAATGATATAACTggtttttttcttatttgtaAATGAATGGAGAAATTAGCAATTTGGAATATCTACTATGCTCGCATGTTTGGGTGATTCAGCAACATCTTCGGGACGCTCGCACTGCTTGACACTGTACAGAAGAGGGCTATTATGTCGGAAAGTTGATCTTAATATCACAGTATAGACTACAGACTGTGTCTATAACACAGCCGTCTTTAGGGACTATAGACGGCTGTGTCTATACTGTGCTAATATTACctaatcacagattacagagtagaatgtaCCTAATAGCGTTTGGTTCCACTACCGTATCGGCGCAATGTGATTTTTCACTGTTCAACAATACAGGGTGCGTCTATGACTTGCACATATATTTTAATAGAAGAGTcctgaggttaaaagaaacacttatttctttaccatttttttccaactCGGCACGGTTGAAaatatacagactgttgaaaatgatcgaaaaaatgtaattttcagttatatcacgtaaacgattttatcgaatgtaatgattttcggaatatagcttTTCATTGCtatgatgaatcttttccgaacacaaaattccatccaaatctaaaaattttttttttggaaaaatttactTCCAtttcctgtataactgaaagcgcttagcttcaagaatatttagcttagtagataatgtcgaacaatatcataatccaaataggtctagttctccagaaacgccCCTTaagccctcgaacttggtacaccctgtcACCCTGGCTGTCATTCAATAGAATATATGTATACCGCGTTTGGTGAACGACATCCGCTTGAATAAAAGCCATCATAATatgttataattatttccgGACTACAGCAATTTGTTGAAAAAGTACTCGTAAAATTCGAATAGGTACTTTGACTTCGGGTTCTGTACGCGACAATGTGTGCAATGGGCCAAGTACTCGATTCTTTGTATTCATTCTTCAGCTATTGAAAATATTGGCAATTAtacaaaatacactgcgcaaaaaaattaaagcacattctgaaaatctcaattttaatgaaagttaactctacattgaccttataacttattttttatgttctcccgggaaggttttgaacgaaacaagacacattaaatggaagaaaaattaaggATTTCaacgaatcttatgtgaaagaagagaaatgaacaattttcaaaatactgaaatgctgatatgtgatttaatactttgtatttccaccccttgcgttaattacagctcggcaacgacggttcatactcaaaatgagtgatcttaaaatgttctgatctaatcctccCCAGATTTCTatgagttggattcctaagtcattaagagtagctggatgattttctgaacttctcagccttctattgaggttgtcccaaacctgctcaatcggattgagatctggaatTCTTGCTGGCccttccattcgagagacttcaacctcttcaaggtactcctgaaagatgcgcgcacgatggggtctggcattttcgtccataaaaatgaaattttcaccaatgtatggggcaaatggcactacatgctcttcaagaatgttccttatatacttatcagcattcatagctccattatcaacgaccacaaggtctgtgcgagcagtcaaagatattccaccccataccataatcgatcctccccgaaaccagtagtattcaggaaattgcactgagcatatctttcatgtggacgtctgtatacaagggaacgtcgatcacaatggtagaggcagaatctaggctcatctgtgaagagaactctttcccaatcggcctcttcccaatggatatgctctctcccAAAATCCAAACgtgcccttcgatgggctggggtaagagctgggcctcttgccgcgacacgaggccttaaatcatattctctgaggcgatttcttattgtctgagtgctaatttgcacctcatgagtttgctcaagctgaatttgaaggaggcgagcggttgcaaaccgttgtctcaacgaacaaactctcaagtaacgttcttgaatggcagttgttacccgtggtctaccattcattgctgtatcccgttacccggaataaatctacaaaaagaagaaaaaaaaacacacttgtatgggaaactccaaacctttctgaaattcttgtgtatgtccacccttatGCTCGCacaactaccgcttgggcacattcctcttgggtcaaattgcgtgtttcgcgttgcatagcgatcgagtgtagaaaatcaaacgaaggAAAAAcaattgatcactagaattgatcgagaacaactgaatTTTAGAATGCAGCCAATATATTCAACatttgataatatcatctttttttattcctgctgggaacaAACatttgtattgaagaaaaccgttgaaagtggataacgtatgcatgcataattctgataaaaataattatcattgagaacaccttcagttgtagaataaatttgagatttccataatgtgcgttaatttttttgcgcagtgtaagtTCCTGATATTCACCTTATCAAAACCTCTAAAACCTCCATGTAGTGTATGTGGTGGGCAGTTTTTCGATAATTCGTAGTTTTTCCCATCTATAAACATGATTCCATGCCCAATCCTGTTGCACGCTCTTCCAATAGTAGCTCCATAATACGGATTTGAGAAACTCAAATAATCTTCCATAACATCAGAGCCTATCACAACATCTTTGAATTTCCCATTTCTATCCGGAACAATAATGGAAATTATCGTTGCCCCATAGTTGATTGCTTCAACTATCATTCCGTTTTTGTTCAcccatttgaattttttcactggTTTGGCTATTCTGCTATTGGGATTTACTCTGTAGTGACCGAATTTTTCAACGCTTAGGGTGACTCCAATGTCACAACAACTTCGTAAGCATGGTATTGGGTTCTGGATTCTCCTGCCACAAGGAGCATTTACCATAACGTAATCGTAGGAAAGATCTATAAAGCAAATATACTTTGGTATATTTGATACTTTGAAAACTATCAGTGTCAATGTCTTTATTTGAGTGATATGCAAAATTATTCATAGTTCTATGTAGAGGCGTTGGGATATTTTTGTACACTTATATTCGTAGAAACCAGAGCTTTATATCGTTTTGCCCAAATGTCTTAGTTCGAATTTTGAGCCAAAAAAGACACAAACATGGACTCGCTGATGAGGAATATGTAGAATACGGTGATCAATTGATCTCATCCCATCAGAACAACACAACTCATACCCCGACGATCAGTTCAGTGATGGTGAAGGAATACACCCTAGCGTCATCAGGAAACGATTAATGATTTATTGATGGGTATTTTTTCACTTCGAACTTCTGTGACTATAAATGATAAACTTGCAAATATGCAAATATTCCAAATCTTATTTTTAGCCTAATGGCTCATCTTCTTCAATTTGCTCAAAATTGCTCAATTGTTAAGTTTTCTATTCTTTAATCTCATCTATCGTTTCTTCTAGAAACTTTGTAGTATCGTGCTTTCTTTGTACTAGCGACTATTCGTCTGTTCACAATATTGAACGGAAGAAAATTATTTAAATATTCCAAGAAAGCTTAAATTTATTTATCGCTGTTATCAACGCTAGAATTACCGTTATTTGTTGATACTCCTTAGCGATCGCAGCACCTCTATATTGTCGACGTTTTCAGGGAACTTGCCAGTGGAGTGGACTCAATGAagaatttattgaattcattGGACCTTACACCAGGAAACTCCTTTTTTTATTTAAGTCAGGGCTATGGAGGGTAGAGTTTTTCTACTTTTtcgtcatttcacttcgcgaaaCAGCCACGGTCGAAGTGGAAAGCAAATAACCATAGACATTGTAATCAATCATTCATATAACTCTATGAATGAATCTCATATTTGTTTTTGTCATAGACCTAATACATGGACAGGCCTTCACGTGGTTTTCCCGTTCACCGCATCGAGGAATACCAACGAGAGAGAGGGGGGTGGTAGAAAAGAGAGATAACAGTAGTCCCTGGTAGTAAACGTCAAGCTGGTAGCTGGTAGAGAATAAATCAACGTTGCCGCTTCAACCAAGTTATCGAGTAAACTCGGGAATTCTACCAGCCCGCTGAACCTccatgttgcatttttgggtggttgtcggtagatttatagactttctattaatttgaagcaatttttgtaCTGAAAGAGAAGACAACAACAGaggttgtctctgactgaaatcaacttcgaaaatgttatcaaatcaactatatttttctcgtacttgaaactttcaagtgttgataaaataatagattccgtataaaaaaaatactacctgaaaattttttttctgattttaatTAATGTAAAAAACTTGAGAGTTGTGTAAAACAACACTATTATCTCATTCGCCAGAGTCTGATTTTATATACACTGAAATTACTCGTGATTTGCGAAGATAAAAGGACCCCTGCTTTGCGTTCTGGCTGCacagagaaaaattaatcgttaaagtgaattttttaaacATTTCACCTTCCTTGAGCAAGAACATGTGTGGTATAGAGAAAAGGACAATAATTTTGAGTATGTTTATTGATACTTTCACAAATAACATGAAATTTCCTGCCggggaaatatttatatgatgattaatcaatcacaatttttttttcaattattttgataggTTCTCCATCAGGTGGTTTAGTTGCTCTTCTCTGGCACTCCTGGCAGTAATATTTTACTGCTCCTGTTTCTTTATCGTGTGGCTTTCCAGTGTTAGATTTCTGTGACACtgatcaacagaaaatattgagtttttagTTTGCCGATGTCACAGGGCTTACTGAATGATTTACATCTTTTCTCTTCCTAATATTGAATCCAGATTAGAGTTAAGTATTTTCTTCGGACATGCCTTGAAATAGAATGTGATGGTACATATGTAACTACTTCGTTTAGAACAACATTccttataatattcaataatatatctACTATCTCGAAATTCAAGTCACCTCTACAAATTCTTGCTGTGGCCTTATGAAATATAGAAAGTAGACTAGGTATATTCCTTGTAAATCTTTGTAAATCATGTCCTATATGTACATACATGAAATAACAAAGAAACTCCTTCATTGgtctattatttccaaaaataaatcactttcgCTTTATTAGCATGTAGCAGTCGATTCTAAAAACCTAGATTTCTGCTAAATTGTTTGTGAcgagaatgaaatatcgattgaaaacacagtagctgaacagtaaacaataaacatatgattttgacattttctaccatatgtccatctctttctaacgtactactcgtgacctctctctctcagggcctgtccatattttattaggtctatggttttTGTTTTTATGAACATCTGATACGGTGATAAATGATATATTGAAGAAAGGTGTTGATACTTATTACCAAATTATGGTTTATACAAATCCTATTGCACGAACTGATGCAGATCAATTATTCCCAGAAGATCCTATTGCAGTATTCGAAGCAGAAAGTGCAAATATACTTCAAGGTGGATATGAGCCACTTCCTCAAGAACCTGAATGTGAACCCtatgaatttcaaaataatatcgACGATTTAGACGAAGGTTATTGCCCGCTTCAGGGAAATGATCATAAAATGGATACtttttattattacatcaagAATCCTCAACCTCCACAATCCAGGGTTGATGATACAATATCGCCCCCACGAAAAAAATTTCCACAACCTATAATCTCCAAGAATCCGCCGACTAGCAGTGAACTGCCGCCTGGGCCTTCTGGTTCAAAGATAAATCTGGATGATGAAAAAGTGGAGGAGGTTAAAAAAATCATGGTAAACATCAATTTGCCCTCAAGTTATTTTCCTGAATGGGCATCGGAGGTTCCCGAGGAACAGTGGAAAGATTTCATTTTGCAAAGgttgcatttgaaaaaagatAGAGAATTCACTGAAGATGATTgagtaaatatatttttttctgcacTACATTTCTCAGATTTTTTTATATAACCACAATTTCCATTTATTCGATAGTAGGGTAGGGCAAGATGATATTGTATTTATTGTGGTATTTGTTTAGAAATTTATCAGTAACATGTTAATATGTATTTGAATTCTTTATATTAGAGTCATGATTAATTTTTAGTGAATATGTATATTGTATCCAAAGAATAAAAACATACTATATGCTATAATTTTCAGCTTCAGTTTTCTTCTGATTCTGATTAttttctaaaatatttgtattttgGGTATGGTTTTGATAAAATGATTGGGATTTTTTCATCTGATCAGTTTATACAGATATTCTATCATGTGCAATATTTACTCATTCTTCCCAATTTGctctaaaaaaataattcaattgaaCTACAATAATAGTGGTggtatttttatatattttcttttgaatgtcagcaatacatttttagtttccaatgaattcagcatatgtatgagttttagcagaAGCAGGTCTAACAAGGTACTATATAATTCGGCATATGATCTTTGAGTTAAGGTCAATACTCAATGGTATGCTACAAAAGCTAAGGGAAAAACCTCTGCGACAAAACCCTGTTTCCCTGTGAGTGCAGTGATGTCAAATTTCTTTACAGAATAAGATTTTAATACCTAAAATTTCATCATCCTCCCTTCATCTTGAAACTATAtctgaaaaagaaaacaaaaaggagaaaacgagaaaaaaaaatgaataatacaGCTTTCATCAAACTGATTCCAAGACTTGACTAagtcaaaaaaaattcattcaatttataaCTTATTCTTTAATTGCAgtgaggaatatcatctctgtgttgaaaatcttctgctgattttGGTGAGGAGCGTCTTTAATTGGTCTGACACTCGTTGAGTTAGCTTGCCTGTGtattatgtatacagggtgtcccaacgaAAATTTGACCTCCCCTTTCTAGAACTAAGAAACTAAGGGAGGTCAAGTGCTGGTTAGTTGAAAGTTATTTATGTTCTGTACACAACccagttaaaattttcaaaatccgtTCATTAGTCACGAAATAATGTAATAATCGAACTTACCGTCAATAGGTGATATTGAACAGATTGAAGAACCTTAATTTTTAAGAATCCAAAAATAATTTGCAAGTTTGCAAGTATTAGGGAGAAAGAATTCTAATGACGATATCGTTT
Proteins encoded:
- the LOC123310570 gene encoding galactose mutarotase-like, producing the protein MVNAPCGRRIQNPIPCLRSCCDIGVTLSVEKFGHYRVNPNSRIAKPVKKFKWVNKNGMIVEAINYGATIISIIVPDRNGKFKDVVIGSDVMEDYLSFSNPYYGATIGRACNRIGHGIMFIDGKNYELSKNCPPHTLHGGFRGFDKILWSACREDKKITMSYHSKDGEEGFPGDLNVNIVMYLTDGNEFVIEYRAFTTKPTYVNLTNHTYFNLAGHVAGADELYHHKVCINAEHVTHTDKQMIPTGKLIHVGGTPFDFRIPKTLKEKIGSDMTNGFDQNFCVTLSEYQKNSFVARVVHPPSGRVLEVYSNQPGVQFYTANNFPEKTGDALQDRDNGVLGKRDCRYFKHAGFTLETQNYPDAVNHPEFPPAVLYPGNIYIHSLRYMFSVQRDKDFVPLRTSPLISKT
- the LOC123310571 gene encoding male-enhanced antigen 1 gives rise to the protein MVYTNPIARTDADQLFPEDPIAVFEAESANILQGGYEPLPQEPECEPYEFQNNIDDLDEGYCPLQGNDHKMDTFYYYIKNPQPPQSRVDDTISPPRKKFPQPIISKNPPTSSELPPGPSGSKINLDDEKVEEVKKIMVNINLPSSYFPEWASEVPEEQWKDFILQRLHLKKDREFTEDD